A region from the Hypericibacter adhaerens genome encodes:
- a CDS encoding dimethylarginine dimethylaminohydrolase family protein — MLRNYPGIISEEDFRYHRMISIFASEPEPPFESVPEQTEIWGRRWGCSNDVGRLRVVLMHRPGDELNRVDVAKTMPEIGGFGDPKTGWYWRGAEGPNLAAMQEQHDRLTALLEQEGVEVVRLKRTATGRMKSCYTRDSCIAVKGGAIVTRLGARVRRGEERPVAETLIDIGCPILRTMSGNAIFEGGSFAWIDSATAVAAISSRGNMEGVRQLEEVLRSQDVKLLVISVPGYRLHIDGAFVMVDRDTALINPTQLPFDFLTELKERKIRLIDVHPEDSVWTINCLALRPGRVVMSEGVSPRTVDRLGAAGIEVVMVPYANVTSGGGGIHCSTSPLVRDDL, encoded by the coding sequence ATGTTGAGGAACTATCCGGGCATCATTTCCGAAGAGGATTTCCGCTATCACCGGATGATCAGCATCTTCGCCTCGGAACCGGAGCCGCCCTTCGAGAGCGTGCCGGAGCAGACGGAGATCTGGGGGCGGCGCTGGGGATGCTCTAACGATGTCGGCCGGCTGCGGGTCGTGCTGATGCATCGGCCCGGCGACGAGCTCAACAGGGTCGATGTCGCCAAGACGATGCCCGAGATCGGCGGCTTCGGCGATCCCAAGACCGGCTGGTACTGGCGTGGTGCCGAAGGGCCGAACTTGGCCGCGATGCAAGAGCAGCATGACCGGCTGACCGCTCTGCTCGAGCAGGAGGGCGTGGAGGTCGTCAGGCTCAAGCGCACCGCCACCGGCCGCATGAAATCCTGCTACACGCGGGATTCCTGCATCGCGGTCAAGGGCGGCGCGATCGTCACGCGTCTGGGGGCCCGGGTCCGCCGCGGCGAGGAACGCCCGGTCGCGGAAACCCTGATCGATATCGGTTGCCCCATCCTTCGGACCATGAGCGGCAACGCCATCTTCGAGGGCGGTTCGTTCGCCTGGATCGACAGCGCCACGGCGGTCGCTGCCATCTCCTCGCGCGGGAACATGGAAGGCGTCCGCCAGCTCGAGGAAGTGCTGCGCTCGCAAGACGTCAAGCTGCTGGTGATCTCCGTGCCCGGCTATCGCCTGCATATCGATGGCGCATTCGTGATGGTGGACAGGGATACCGCCTTGATCAATCCGACCCAGCTTCCGTTCGATTTCCTGACGGAGCTGAAGGAGCGGAAGATCAGGCTCATCGACGTCCATCCCGAGGATTCGGTCTGGACCATCAATTGCCTGGCCCTGCGGCCGGGCCGGGTGGTGATGAGCGAGGGGGTGTCGCCGCGGACGGTGGACCGTCTCGGCGCTGCGGGGATCGAGGTGGTTATGGTACCTTACGCCAATGTGACCTCGGGCGGCGGTGGCATCCATTGCAGCACCTCGCCCCTGGTGAGGGACGATCTATAG
- a CDS encoding MBL fold metallo-hydrolase — translation MTWFSTRSCGEGVTLIWEPEVRLGIRCNIWHVRGGARDLLIDSGMGVVPLKAELGGLIRANTLCVATHTHFDHIGGHHEFRERAIHPAEAAILSAPTRKNTAIDIYVDEKTFLSPPHARFDWHDYDIEAAPPTMLLHDGDIIEFGDRRVEVMHLPGHTPGCIALFEAATGILFSGDVIYDGTLYDNLENSSIPDYRRSMRRLRDLPVTIVHGGHRESFGRDRMIEIIDSYLAKTDGQG, via the coding sequence GTGACCTGGTTCAGCACGCGGTCTTGCGGCGAGGGTGTGACGCTGATCTGGGAGCCGGAGGTGAGGCTCGGCATCCGCTGCAACATCTGGCATGTCCGTGGCGGCGCGCGCGATCTCCTGATCGATTCCGGCATGGGGGTGGTGCCGCTGAAGGCCGAGCTCGGCGGACTGATCCGGGCAAACACGCTGTGCGTGGCCACCCACACCCATTTCGACCATATCGGCGGCCACCACGAGTTCCGCGAGCGGGCGATCCATCCCGCCGAGGCCGCCATCCTTTCGGCACCGACCCGGAAGAATACCGCAATCGACATCTATGTCGACGAGAAGACCTTTCTTTCGCCGCCCCATGCGCGGTTCGACTGGCACGACTACGATATCGAAGCGGCGCCGCCGACGATGCTGCTCCATGACGGCGATATCATCGAGTTCGGCGATCGCCGGGTGGAGGTCATGCATCTCCCCGGCCATACACCCGGCTGCATCGCGCTCTTCGAGGCAGCGACCGGGATCCTGTTCTCCGGCGACGTGATCTATGATGGCACGCTCTACGACAATCTGGAGAACTCCTCGATCCCGGACTATCGCCGCAGCATGAGGCGGTTGCGCGATCTGCCGGTGACGATCGTGCATGGCGGCCATCGCGAGAGCTTCGGGCGGGACCGCATGATCGAGATCATCGACAGCTATCTGGCGAAAACAGACGGCCAAGGCTGA